Proteins from a single region of Gemmatirosa kalamazoonensis:
- a CDS encoding PEP-CTERM sorting domain-containing protein (PEP-CTERM proteins occur, often in large numbers, in the proteomes of bacteria that also encode an exosortase, a predicted intramembrane cysteine proteinase. The presence of a PEP-CTERM domain at a protein's C-terminus predicts cleavage within the sorting domain, followed by covalent anchoring to some some component of the (usually Gram-negative) cell surface. Many PEP-CTERM proteins exhibit an unusual sequence composition that includes large numbers of potential glycosylation sites. Expression of one such protein has been shown restore the ability of a bacterium to form floc, a type of biofilm.) → MPRHRNRWLAHRRVLGVAVLALGPRRASAQRTQSDAHVTFTPSAAVTGFTYDWSTWAFARPGNLLGTPNSRGRIDVPGDQDTFAASAFSQRFRPSGGEAHSRADVDLAGVLTGPPYDISLLSSAESNGGEASEAHSTLTALGGASLLHGTISWGPSVFGSGGLLGLSSPGAGVGAWAQDPATQATTYFAPFLSMESANWGGQVTWDSNTGLFAVNAKQMTFSLRMSSPFTSVNGLFEFTIFRGQVTQLTHTGIFASMPFHFASPGSFTTTLAPIEFDYAVPDPSGGADPVDAGAYFFASSGAATITPEPSTLVLLGSGMSLLLVAGVRRRRAGRTG, encoded by the coding sequence GTGCCGCGTCATCGCAATCGGTGGCTCGCCCATCGCCGCGTCCTCGGCGTGGCGGTGCTCGCGCTCGGGCCGAGGCGCGCGAGCGCCCAGCGCACCCAGAGCGACGCGCACGTCACGTTCACTCCGTCCGCCGCCGTCACGGGCTTCACGTACGACTGGAGCACGTGGGCGTTCGCGCGTCCGGGAAACCTGCTCGGCACACCGAACTCGCGCGGGCGGATCGACGTCCCGGGCGACCAGGACACGTTCGCCGCGAGCGCGTTCTCGCAGCGGTTCAGGCCCTCGGGTGGGGAGGCGCATTCGCGCGCGGACGTCGACCTCGCCGGCGTGCTCACCGGCCCGCCGTACGACATCTCGCTCCTCTCCAGCGCGGAGTCGAACGGCGGCGAGGCCTCGGAGGCTCACTCGACGCTGACCGCGCTCGGTGGAGCGTCGCTCCTCCACGGCACGATCTCGTGGGGCCCGAGCGTGTTCGGGTCCGGCGGCCTCCTGGGCCTCTCGTCGCCGGGCGCGGGCGTGGGAGCGTGGGCTCAGGACCCGGCCACGCAGGCGACGACGTACTTCGCCCCGTTCCTCTCCATGGAGTCGGCGAACTGGGGCGGCCAGGTCACGTGGGACAGCAACACCGGCCTGTTCGCCGTGAACGCGAAGCAGATGACGTTCAGCCTGCGGATGTCGAGCCCGTTCACGTCGGTGAACGGGCTGTTCGAGTTCACGATCTTCCGAGGGCAGGTGACCCAGTTGACGCATACCGGCATCTTCGCCTCGATGCCGTTCCATTTCGCGTCGCCGGGCAGCTTCACGACGACGCTCGCCCCGATCGAGTTCGACTACGCCGTTCCTGATCCGAGCGGTGGCGCCGATCCCGTCGACGCGGGCGCGTATTTCTTCGCCAGCAGCGGTGCGGCCACGATCACGCCGGAGCCGAGCACGCTCGTGCTCCTCGGGAGCGGCATGTCGCTCCTGCTGGTCGCGGGCGTGCGCCGGCGCCGAGCCGGCCGGACCGGGTGA
- a CDS encoding helix-hairpin-helix domain-containing protein: MPDILVVLPPARAGRPTRAAPDTSNRAIAAALEEVARLLEEQRANPFRVQAYRHAAATVRGLRVTVRHLLDGGGIDALEQMPGIGARLARMIQELAATGRLELLDRLRGGHDPVGVLGSVPGVGHTLAERVHERLGIASLADLEAAAHDGRLRTVPGFGAKRIEGVRAALAERLGRGRTLGTAPEPDVRELLDVDREYRERAAAGDLPRIAPRRFNPKHEAWLPVLHTTRGDRHYTALYSNTARAHRLGATRDWLVIYHDGARGEHASTVVTARYGPMEGRRVVRGREAECLALEAALCTS, encoded by the coding sequence ATGCCCGACATCCTCGTCGTACTGCCGCCCGCGCGTGCCGGCCGTCCGACGCGTGCAGCGCCCGACACGTCCAACCGCGCGATCGCCGCCGCGCTGGAGGAGGTCGCGCGGCTGCTCGAGGAGCAGCGCGCGAACCCGTTCCGGGTGCAGGCGTACCGCCACGCCGCCGCCACCGTGCGCGGCCTGCGCGTGACCGTCAGGCATCTGCTCGACGGCGGCGGCATCGACGCGCTCGAGCAGATGCCCGGCATCGGCGCGCGGCTCGCCCGCATGATCCAGGAGCTCGCGGCCACGGGCCGCCTCGAGCTGCTCGACCGGCTGCGCGGCGGGCACGACCCCGTCGGCGTCCTCGGATCGGTGCCGGGCGTGGGACACACGCTGGCCGAGCGCGTGCACGAGCGGCTGGGCATCGCGTCGCTCGCCGATCTCGAGGCCGCGGCGCACGACGGGCGGCTGCGCACGGTGCCGGGCTTCGGCGCCAAGCGCATCGAGGGCGTCCGCGCCGCGCTCGCCGAGCGGCTGGGCCGGGGCCGGACGTTAGGCACCGCGCCGGAGCCGGACGTGCGTGAGCTCCTCGACGTCGACCGCGAGTACCGCGAGCGCGCCGCGGCCGGCGACCTGCCGCGCATCGCGCCCCGGCGGTTCAACCCGAAGCACGAGGCGTGGCTGCCGGTGCTGCACACCACGCGCGGCGACCGCCACTATACCGCGCTCTACTCCAACACGGCGCGCGCCCACCGGCTCGGCGCGACGCGCGACTGGCTCGTCATCTACCACGACGGCGCACGCGGCGAGCACGCGAGCACCGTGGTGACGGCGCGGTACGGGCCGATGGAGGGACGGCGGGTGGTGCGCGGCCGCGAGGCGGAGTGTCTGGCGCTCGAGGCGGCTTTATGCACATCCTGA
- a CDS encoding pyridoxamine 5'-phosphate oxidase family protein, with the protein MSHSSHPPPRFRELSHDECAALLRRQHVGRLAYALHDRVWIEPIHYTYDDGWLVGRTSAGSKLATLAHNPWVALETDEIRDTFDWESVVVRGTFYRLKPHGNTVDRASYARALPLLRAIVPESLGPDDPVAFRDVLFHIHVDEMTGRAAAPPNAETDGEPASG; encoded by the coding sequence ATGTCCCACAGTTCCCACCCGCCGCCGCGCTTCCGCGAGCTGTCGCACGACGAGTGCGCCGCGCTGCTGCGCCGGCAGCACGTCGGCCGGCTCGCGTACGCGCTGCACGACCGCGTGTGGATCGAGCCGATCCACTACACGTACGACGACGGCTGGCTCGTCGGACGGACCTCGGCCGGCTCCAAGCTGGCGACGCTCGCGCACAACCCGTGGGTCGCGCTGGAGACGGACGAGATCCGCGACACGTTCGACTGGGAGAGCGTCGTCGTGCGCGGGACGTTCTATCGACTGAAGCCGCACGGCAACACCGTCGATCGCGCGAGCTACGCGCGCGCGCTGCCGCTGCTCCGGGCGATCGTGCCCGAGTCGCTCGGCCCGGACGACCCGGTGGCGTTCCGCGACGTGCTGTTCCACATCCACGTCGACGAGATGACGGGCCGCGCGGCCGCGCCGCCTAACGCGGAGACGGACGGCGAGCCCGCGAGCGGCTGA
- a CDS encoding DUF4389 domain-containing protein encodes MSSIAAAAGHAATHPVQVHVVPATTGRNRPTVAFRPLLAIPHLIMVGGPIAAAVSWTWRAGAERRYEMGAGGVLGAVAFAAAVIAWFAILFTGRYPEGLYGLAEYYLRWRTRAIAYVALLRDEYPPFGDGRYPALLDVRAPSGERDRVSVGFRLFLAIPHLVAIWALGIAWAIVTVVAWFAILFTGEHPAPLYRFAVGVLRWTVRVEAYLLLLHDEYPPFSLG; translated from the coding sequence ATGAGCTCCATCGCCGCGGCGGCGGGGCACGCCGCCACCCATCCCGTGCAGGTACACGTCGTGCCCGCGACGACGGGCCGCAACCGCCCGACGGTCGCGTTCCGGCCGCTCCTCGCGATCCCGCACCTGATCATGGTCGGCGGCCCCATCGCCGCCGCCGTCTCCTGGACGTGGCGCGCGGGCGCCGAGCGGCGGTACGAGATGGGCGCCGGCGGCGTGTTGGGCGCCGTCGCGTTCGCCGCCGCCGTCATCGCGTGGTTCGCGATCCTGTTCACCGGCCGGTACCCGGAGGGCCTCTACGGCCTCGCCGAGTACTACCTGCGGTGGCGGACGCGCGCCATCGCGTACGTCGCGCTCCTGCGCGACGAGTACCCGCCGTTCGGCGACGGGCGCTATCCGGCGCTCCTCGACGTGCGCGCGCCGTCGGGGGAGCGCGACCGCGTGTCGGTCGGGTTCCGGCTGTTCCTCGCCATCCCGCATCTCGTCGCGATCTGGGCGTTAGGCATCGCGTGGGCGATCGTGACCGTCGTCGCCTGGTTCGCGATCCTGTTCACCGGCGAGCATCCCGCGCCGCTGTACCGCTTCGCCGTGGGCGTGCTTCGCTGGACCGTCCGCGTCGAGGCGTACCTGCTGCTGCTGCACGACGAGTATCCGCCGTTCAGCCTCGGCTAG
- a CDS encoding universal stress protein, translated as MTHLVGSILLATDESELANDAARVALAVARQHGLPIEVIRVMETRGVPLPPPLDVAIGLGDELVGHVVHETQRTEIRMGLAAALRTPVTWPVHVAIGAPASAIVREARQSLAGMIVLGLRRHGSLGRALQDETALHVMRHAPCPVLGIVPSLRGLPERVVAAVDFSRASRAAARLARDLVAPGGMLTLVYVSAALPFQEDDGEGYVHALGVETGLARLRETFDRDDDVAVETAVLGCTSRRPVGEQLVEFAERTGTDLISLGSRRYGPLDRWLLGSVATDVARDGRVSLLVVPPIASASTSHA; from the coding sequence ATGACACACCTCGTCGGCAGCATCCTCCTCGCGACCGACGAGTCCGAGCTGGCGAACGACGCGGCCCGCGTCGCGCTGGCCGTCGCGCGGCAGCACGGGCTCCCCATCGAGGTGATCCGGGTGATGGAGACGCGCGGCGTGCCGCTGCCGCCGCCCCTCGACGTCGCGATCGGGCTCGGCGACGAGCTGGTGGGGCACGTCGTGCACGAGACGCAGCGCACCGAGATCCGCATGGGGCTCGCCGCGGCGCTGCGCACGCCGGTGACGTGGCCGGTGCACGTCGCGATCGGCGCGCCGGCGTCGGCGATCGTGCGTGAGGCGCGACAGTCGCTCGCGGGCATGATCGTGCTCGGCCTCCGGCGGCACGGGTCGTTGGGCCGTGCGCTGCAGGACGAGACGGCGCTCCACGTGATGCGACACGCGCCATGCCCCGTGCTCGGCATCGTGCCATCGCTCCGCGGGCTGCCCGAGCGCGTCGTCGCGGCCGTGGACTTCAGTCGTGCGAGCCGAGCGGCGGCGCGTCTGGCGCGGGACCTCGTGGCGCCGGGCGGCATGCTCACGCTCGTCTACGTCTCCGCCGCTCTGCCGTTCCAGGAAGACGACGGGGAAGGGTACGTCCACGCGCTCGGCGTGGAGACCGGGCTCGCCCGCCTGCGCGAGACGTTCGACCGCGACGACGACGTCGCGGTGGAGACCGCCGTCCTGGGATGCACGTCTCGCCGCCCCGTCGGCGAGCAGCTCGTCGAGTTCGCCGAGCGCACGGGCACCGACCTGATCTCGTTAGGCAGCCGGCGCTACGGCCCGCTCGACCGCTGGCTGCTCGGCAGCGTGGCGACCGACGTCGCGCGCGACGGGCGCGTCTCGCTGCTCGTCGTGCCGCCGATCGCGAGCGCATCGACATCGCACGCGTGA
- the ppsA gene encoding phosphoenolpyruvate synthase, with the protein MSAIAVAPTERLDAATVPSPSASPSYIRWFRDLSRDDVALVGGKGANLGEMTRAGLPVPPGFVVTVAAYERFAGANDIAAQVSARLARTDVDDTDQLRAASLALQKLVREAPTPDDVRGAILDAYGALAPLGNDGTTLVAVRSSGTVEDSAQFSFAGMFQSTLNVRGADALLRAVKECWTSAFTERLIFYRAKQHLTAPVLVAAVVQRMVNADRSGVMFTANPATNDRTRVVIEGAFGLGEVVVLGEVTPDHYEVDKQGLAVVERDVARKEFMLTRDAASGETVRVALDEVKGREPVLSNAEVRALTELALADEAHYGAPQDAEWAIEDGRIWLVQTRPITTLTEKPEGHGTGAELVHGLGASPGTASGPARVLGSPDEGGALRAGEVLVAAMTSPDWVPVMRRAAAVVTDAGGMTSHAAIVSRELGIPCVVGTRSATRALHTGQVVTVDGRLGTVVDGAPETAAAPAALPNATAAVEPRAGGIVTATRIYVNLGEPDLAERVACLDVDGVGLLRAEFMLLAALDRTHPRVLLRDGRGDELVTRMAAALERFASAFAPRPVIYRATDFRTNEFRGLAGGDAFEPHEENPMIGYRGCFRYTREPDLFALELKAIARVRSRWPNLHLMIPFVRTGSELRACKHVVDASGLTDDPRFRLWVMAEVPSVVSWLEEYVRLGVTGVSIGSNDLTQLVLGVDRDSELVAPLYDERDRAVQDAIRAIVRECRRLGITCSICGQAPSVHPEYAEFLVRAGVDSISVNPDAVDATRRNVAAAEQRLLLDAARRDAGPTFDRRSP; encoded by the coding sequence ATGTCCGCCATCGCCGTCGCACCCACCGAGCGGCTGGATGCCGCGACCGTACCGTCGCCGTCCGCGTCGCCGTCGTACATCCGCTGGTTCCGCGACCTCTCGCGCGACGACGTCGCGCTCGTCGGCGGCAAGGGCGCGAACCTCGGCGAGATGACGCGCGCCGGGCTGCCCGTGCCGCCGGGGTTCGTCGTGACCGTCGCGGCGTACGAGCGATTCGCCGGCGCGAACGACATCGCCGCCCAGGTGAGCGCGCGGCTCGCGCGCACCGACGTCGACGACACCGACCAGCTGCGCGCGGCGTCGCTCGCGCTGCAGAAGCTCGTTCGCGAGGCGCCCACCCCGGACGACGTGCGCGGCGCGATCCTCGACGCGTACGGCGCGCTCGCGCCGCTCGGCAACGACGGCACGACGCTCGTCGCGGTGCGCTCGTCGGGGACCGTGGAGGACAGCGCGCAGTTCTCGTTCGCCGGCATGTTCCAGAGCACGCTGAACGTGCGCGGCGCCGACGCGCTGCTGCGCGCGGTGAAGGAGTGCTGGACGTCGGCGTTCACCGAGCGGCTCATCTTCTACCGCGCGAAGCAGCACCTCACCGCGCCGGTGCTCGTCGCCGCGGTCGTGCAGCGCATGGTGAACGCCGACCGCTCGGGCGTGATGTTCACCGCGAACCCCGCGACGAACGATCGCACGCGCGTCGTCATCGAGGGCGCGTTCGGGCTCGGCGAGGTCGTCGTCCTCGGCGAGGTGACGCCGGACCACTACGAGGTCGACAAGCAGGGCCTCGCCGTCGTGGAGCGCGACGTCGCCCGCAAGGAGTTCATGCTCACGCGCGACGCGGCGAGCGGCGAGACGGTGCGCGTCGCGCTCGACGAGGTGAAGGGGCGCGAGCCGGTGCTCTCGAACGCCGAGGTGCGAGCGCTCACCGAGCTCGCGCTCGCCGACGAGGCGCACTACGGCGCGCCGCAGGATGCCGAGTGGGCGATCGAGGACGGCCGCATCTGGCTCGTGCAGACGCGCCCCATCACGACGTTGACCGAGAAGCCGGAGGGGCACGGCACGGGCGCGGAGCTGGTGCACGGCCTCGGCGCGAGTCCCGGGACCGCCTCGGGGCCGGCGCGCGTGCTCGGCAGCCCCGACGAGGGCGGCGCGCTGCGGGCCGGCGAGGTGCTCGTCGCCGCGATGACGTCGCCCGACTGGGTGCCGGTCATGCGCCGCGCCGCCGCCGTCGTCACCGACGCGGGCGGCATGACGTCGCACGCGGCGATCGTGTCGCGCGAGCTCGGCATCCCGTGCGTCGTCGGCACGCGCTCCGCCACGCGTGCGCTGCACACCGGCCAGGTCGTGACCGTCGACGGGCGGCTCGGCACGGTGGTCGACGGCGCTCCCGAGACGGCGGCCGCGCCGGCGGCGCTGCCTAACGCGACGGCGGCCGTCGAGCCGCGCGCGGGCGGCATCGTCACGGCGACGCGCATCTACGTGAACCTCGGCGAGCCCGATCTCGCGGAGCGGGTCGCCTGCCTCGACGTCGACGGCGTGGGGCTGCTGCGCGCGGAGTTCATGCTCCTCGCCGCCCTCGACCGCACGCATCCGCGCGTGCTGCTGCGCGACGGGCGCGGCGACGAGCTGGTGACGCGCATGGCCGCCGCGCTCGAGCGGTTCGCGTCGGCGTTCGCGCCGCGTCCCGTCATCTACCGCGCGACCGACTTCCGCACGAACGAGTTCCGCGGCCTCGCGGGCGGCGACGCGTTCGAGCCGCACGAGGAGAACCCGATGATCGGCTACCGCGGCTGCTTCCGCTACACGCGCGAGCCGGACCTGTTCGCGCTCGAGCTGAAGGCGATCGCGCGGGTGCGCTCCCGCTGGCCCAACCTGCACCTCATGATCCCGTTCGTGCGCACGGGCAGCGAGCTGCGCGCGTGCAAGCACGTCGTCGACGCGAGCGGGCTGACCGACGACCCGCGGTTCAGGCTGTGGGTGATGGCGGAGGTGCCGTCGGTCGTGTCGTGGCTCGAGGAGTACGTGCGCCTGGGCGTCACCGGCGTCTCGATCGGCTCGAACGACCTCACGCAGCTCGTGCTCGGCGTCGACCGCGACAGCGAGCTGGTGGCGCCGCTCTACGACGAGCGTGACCGCGCGGTGCAGGACGCGATTCGCGCGATCGTGCGCGAGTGCCGTCGCCTGGGCATCACGTGCTCCATCTGCGGGCAGGCGCCGAGCGTGCATCCCGAGTACGCGGAGTTCCTCGTGCGCGCCGGCGTCGACTCGATCTCGGTGAATCCGGACGCGGTGGACGCGACGCGCCGCAACGTCGCGGCGGCCGAGCAGCGGCTGCTGCTCGACGCCGCGCGCCGCGATGCTGGACCGACATTCGACCGGAGGTCCCCATGA
- a CDS encoding L,D-transpeptidase family protein — MRTFAIALLALLLAAPARARAQPTVAAATDGPRWIDAGGRATAGAYALVALLRRADERGLRPADYGAQSLGARLAALPGATTTEAAALDVALTRAALRFLTHLHMGRLDPHALGFHLPDSHGELDLAPPLLALSRARSDTDAARVLASVEPPYAGYRALLAMLGRYRALAADPALHAPLLPRGGLRRGDAFADAPTLRRLLAALGDLPNGAPAADSARYDDALAGAVRAFQRRHGLAYDGDVGPATAAALAVPLARRVRQIELTLERWRWLPDSAAQRFVVVNIPAFRLYAFEDDPTAAHPALRMDVIVGRAAGARRTPVFAATMREVVFRPYWDVPPSIAANELLPRIRRRPGTLDAEDLEIVRAGDDGRAARTYAPNAANLARVASGTLRLRQRPGDRNALGPVKLVFPNPYNVYLHGTPARELFRQTRRDFSHGCIRVADPAALAAFALRGQVEWDSAAIAHAMASGPWSRRVAVARPIEVLTLYGTVVQGDDGLVRFYPDVYGHDAALERTLGLVPVAARVSRPSGVPAPRIGGPPDVMPRAPGAP, encoded by the coding sequence ATGCGCACGTTCGCGATCGCACTGCTGGCGCTGCTGCTCGCCGCTCCGGCGCGCGCGCGGGCGCAGCCGACGGTCGCGGCCGCGACGGACGGCCCGCGCTGGATCGACGCCGGCGGTCGCGCGACCGCGGGGGCGTACGCGCTCGTCGCGCTGCTCCGTCGCGCCGACGAGCGCGGGCTGCGGCCGGCGGACTACGGCGCGCAATCGTTAGGCGCGCGGCTCGCGGCGCTGCCGGGTGCCACCACGACGGAGGCCGCCGCGCTCGACGTCGCGCTCACGCGCGCGGCGCTGCGCTTCCTGACGCACCTGCACATGGGCCGGCTCGACCCGCACGCCCTCGGCTTCCACCTGCCCGACTCGCACGGCGAGCTGGATCTCGCGCCACCGCTGCTCGCGTTGAGCCGGGCGCGGAGCGACACCGACGCGGCGCGGGTGCTGGCGTCCGTGGAGCCGCCGTATGCCGGCTACCGCGCGCTGCTCGCGATGCTCGGCCGCTACCGCGCGCTCGCCGCCGATCCCGCGCTGCACGCGCCGCTCCTGCCGCGCGGCGGCCTGCGCCGCGGCGACGCGTTCGCCGACGCGCCGACGCTCCGACGCCTGCTCGCCGCGCTCGGCGATCTGCCCAACGGTGCGCCGGCGGCCGACAGCGCGCGCTACGACGATGCGCTGGCGGGGGCGGTGCGCGCGTTCCAGCGCCGGCACGGGCTCGCGTACGACGGCGACGTCGGCCCCGCCACCGCGGCGGCGCTGGCGGTGCCGCTCGCGCGCCGCGTGCGGCAGATCGAGCTCACGCTGGAGCGGTGGCGCTGGCTCCCCGACTCCGCGGCCCAGCGGTTCGTCGTCGTCAACATCCCCGCGTTCCGTCTCTACGCGTTCGAGGACGACCCCACCGCCGCGCACCCGGCGCTGCGCATGGACGTGATCGTGGGCCGCGCCGCCGGCGCGCGCCGCACGCCGGTGTTCGCGGCGACGATGCGCGAGGTCGTGTTCCGCCCCTACTGGGACGTCCCGCCGAGCATCGCGGCGAACGAGCTGCTGCCGCGCATCCGGCGCCGGCCCGGCACCCTCGACGCGGAGGATCTGGAGATCGTGCGGGCGGGCGACGACGGGCGGGCCGCGCGCACGTATGCGCCTAACGCGGCGAACCTCGCCCGAGTGGCGTCGGGCACGCTCCGGCTGCGGCAGCGCCCAGGCGATCGCAACGCGCTCGGCCCTGTGAAGCTCGTCTTCCCGAACCCGTACAACGTCTACCTGCACGGGACGCCGGCGCGGGAGCTGTTCCGCCAGACGCGCCGCGACTTCAGCCACGGCTGCATCCGCGTCGCCGATCCCGCGGCGCTCGCCGCGTTCGCGCTGCGCGGGCAGGTCGAGTGGGACAGCGCGGCCATCGCGCACGCCATGGCGAGCGGCCCGTGGTCGCGGCGCGTGGCGGTCGCGCGTCCCATCGAGGTGCTCACGCTCTACGGGACCGTCGTGCAGGGCGACGACGGGCTGGTGCGCTTCTACCCCGACGTCTACGGCCACGACGCGGCGTTGGAGCGTACGCTCGGCCTCGTGCCGGTCGCGGCGCGGGTCTCCCGACCGTCAGGCGTCCCCGCACCGCGCATCGGTGGTCCGCCCGATGTCATGCCCCGCGCGCCGGGCGCACCGTAG
- a CDS encoding flavodoxin domain-containing protein: protein MSARDILIVYGTSYGQTEKIARRMAEWLRESGDRVVLASADAIPYDLDVADFDGVLIGGSVLFGRHKASLRKFVHAERRALGRLPSGFFSVSGAAASRDPHERRRASAFLDQFAQRTGWQPTLSLSVAGAMSYTKYHPLVRWMLRRISRAEGGPTDTSRDHEMTDWTEVRRFVDAFVALLERHPARPRPRVAVGQRRTSGVAVGL from the coding sequence ATGTCTGCGCGCGACATCCTCATCGTGTACGGCACGAGCTACGGTCAGACCGAGAAAATCGCACGGCGCATGGCCGAGTGGCTGCGCGAGTCGGGCGACCGTGTCGTGCTCGCGAGCGCCGACGCGATCCCGTACGACCTCGACGTCGCGGACTTCGACGGCGTCCTGATCGGCGGCTCGGTGCTGTTCGGCCGTCACAAGGCGTCGCTGCGAAAGTTCGTGCACGCCGAACGCCGCGCGCTCGGCCGCCTGCCATCCGGCTTCTTCTCCGTCAGCGGCGCCGCGGCGTCGCGCGATCCGCACGAGCGCCGCAGAGCCAGCGCGTTCCTCGATCAGTTCGCGCAGCGCACGGGGTGGCAGCCGACGCTCTCGCTGTCGGTCGCGGGCGCGATGTCGTACACGAAGTACCACCCGCTCGTGCGCTGGATGCTGCGGCGCATCAGCCGCGCCGAGGGCGGCCCGACGGACACGTCGCGCGATCACGAGATGACCGACTGGACGGAAGTGCGGCGGTTCGTCGACGCGTTCGTCGCGCTGCTGGAGCGGCACCCCGCGCGGCCGCGGCCCCGTGTCGCCGTCGGACAACGCCGTACGTCGGGCGTCGCGGTCGGGCTCTGA
- a CDS encoding response regulator, whose amino-acid sequence MPHSIEILLVEDNPGDVELTREALHESKLHIDLHVVDDGDEALAFLRHEGAYREAPRPDLILLDLNLPRTDGRAVLREVKSDPALRPIPVVVLTSSGADRDIAQAYALHANCFVTKPIGLDQFLTIVRSIEQFWLTIVKLPPET is encoded by the coding sequence ATGCCGCATTCGATCGAGATCCTCCTCGTCGAGGACAATCCCGGCGACGTCGAGCTGACGCGCGAGGCGCTGCACGAGAGCAAGCTGCACATCGACCTGCATGTCGTCGACGACGGTGACGAGGCGCTGGCGTTCCTGCGGCACGAGGGCGCATACCGCGAGGCCCCGCGTCCGGATCTCATCCTGCTCGACCTGAACCTGCCGAGGACGGACGGCCGCGCCGTGCTGCGCGAGGTGAAGAGCGATCCGGCGTTGCGTCCCATCCCGGTCGTCGTGCTCACGAGCTCCGGGGCCGACCGCGACATCGCGCAGGCGTACGCCCTGCACGCCAACTGCTTCGTGACGAAGCCGATCGGTCTCGACCAGTTCCTCACGATCGTGCGCTCGATCGAGCAGTTCTGGCTCACGATCGTCAAGCTCCCACCGGAGACCTGA
- a CDS encoding TrkA C-terminal domain-containing protein, with translation MVALLSLLVVLVVSHLAIRAGAAALALTGIAEEAARFQAQSAFLGVGFTTRESEQVLDHPVRRRIVMLLMLLGNAGVAASISSVVLVFVTGANGESEWTRAVALVGAVTALWIVGRSAVVDRNLTRAVRWALRRWTRLDVRDYVRLLHLTGDFAIVELEVRPGTWLAGRTLAELDLRSEGLLVLGIERPGGAYLGVPRGPTRLLVADVLLVYGIAGLLEDLDHRPVGDAGDRAHAAAMERQMRRLGLRVPSVTAIARR, from the coding sequence ATGGTCGCGCTGCTCTCCCTCCTCGTCGTGCTGGTGGTCTCGCACCTCGCGATCCGGGCCGGCGCCGCCGCGCTGGCGCTCACCGGCATCGCCGAGGAGGCGGCGCGCTTCCAGGCGCAGTCCGCGTTCCTCGGCGTCGGCTTCACCACGCGCGAGTCGGAGCAGGTGCTCGACCACCCGGTGCGCCGCCGCATCGTGATGCTGCTCATGCTGCTCGGCAACGCGGGCGTGGCCGCGAGCATCTCCAGCGTGGTGCTCGTCTTCGTCACCGGCGCGAACGGCGAGAGCGAGTGGACGCGCGCCGTCGCGCTCGTCGGCGCGGTGACGGCGCTGTGGATCGTGGGGCGCAGCGCCGTCGTGGACCGCAACCTGACGCGCGCGGTACGGTGGGCGCTCAGGCGATGGACCCGGCTCGACGTGCGCGACTACGTGCGGCTGCTGCACCTGACGGGCGACTTCGCCATCGTGGAGCTGGAGGTGCGCCCCGGCACCTGGCTCGCCGGCCGCACGCTCGCGGAGCTCGACCTCCGCAGCGAGGGGCTGCTGGTGTTGGGCATCGAGCGCCCCGGCGGTGCCTATCTCGGCGTGCCGCGCGGGCCGACGCGCCTCCTCGTGGCCGACGTGCTGCTCGTCTACGGCATCGCCGGGCTCCTCGAGGATCTCGACCATCGCCCGGTGGGCGACGCGGGAGACCGCGCCCACGCCGCGGCGATGGAGCGTCAGATGCGCCGGCTCGGGCTGCGCGTCCCGAGCGTCACGGCCATCGCGCGCCGATGA